In the Pseudothauera hydrothermalis genome, one interval contains:
- a CDS encoding Do family serine endopeptidase, whose translation MSVVFSFFRGSLARRWCACALGVVLWGAVQAALAVELPDFTALVAKQGAAVVNISTTQQVGERAVGLFGSDEQGWRFDFFRRFIPPHLRMPELEPEPEDESLGSGFIISADGYILTNAHVIAGAEEIIVRLADKREMLARVIGADVRSDVALIKIEATDLPRVTLGDPETLQVGEWVVAIGSPFGFDHSVTAGIVSAKGRSLPDENFVPFIQTDVAINPGNSGGPLFNLRGEVVGINSQIYSRTGGFMGVSFAIPIDVAMQVQAQLREAGRVRRGRIGVAIQDVSRELAEGFGLARAEGALVSAVEPGGPAAVAGVEQGDVIVRFAGRVVANATDLPRIVAASRPGEAAELTVMRAGAEQRLTVVVGEWADEAQPRPVSLRKDQPPAGVGLVLTEPPAALRRERRLKYGLVVERAQGMAALAGLRPGDVLLAMVQGGKHRPLYKLSDFDPARAVLADGGNVTVLVLRGEVESYLSLKGRQ comes from the coding sequence GTGAGCGTCGTGTTTTCTTTTTTCCGCGGCTCTCTGGCGCGCAGGTGGTGCGCCTGTGCGCTGGGTGTGGTGCTGTGGGGCGCCGTGCAGGCGGCGCTGGCGGTCGAACTACCGGATTTCACCGCACTGGTCGCCAAACAGGGGGCGGCGGTGGTCAATATCAGCACCACCCAGCAAGTCGGCGAGCGCGCCGTCGGGTTGTTCGGGTCTGATGAGCAGGGGTGGAGGTTTGATTTTTTTCGCCGTTTTATACCGCCTCATCTGCGGATGCCGGAATTGGAACCCGAGCCGGAGGACGAGTCGCTGGGATCGGGTTTCATCATCAGTGCAGACGGCTACATCCTGACCAATGCGCATGTGATCGCCGGCGCGGAGGAAATCATCGTTCGTCTGGCTGACAAGCGCGAAATGCTCGCACGGGTCATTGGTGCGGACGTCCGCAGCGACGTGGCGTTGATCAAAATCGAGGCGACTGATCTGCCCCGGGTGACGCTGGGAGACCCCGAGACGCTGCAGGTGGGCGAATGGGTGGTGGCCATCGGCTCGCCGTTTGGCTTCGATCATTCGGTGACCGCCGGTATTGTCAGTGCCAAAGGGCGTTCGCTGCCAGACGAGAATTTCGTGCCTTTCATCCAGACCGACGTGGCGATCAATCCCGGCAATTCCGGTGGGCCGCTATTCAACCTGCGAGGCGAGGTGGTGGGCATCAATTCTCAGATCTACAGTCGTACCGGCGGCTTCATGGGGGTGTCGTTTGCCATTCCGATCGATGTGGCCATGCAGGTGCAGGCCCAGTTACGTGAAGCTGGGCGCGTGCGCCGCGGGCGCATCGGGGTGGCCATTCAAGACGTGTCGCGCGAATTGGCAGAAGGTTTCGGTCTGGCGCGGGCAGAAGGTGCGCTGGTCAGTGCGGTGGAGCCAGGCGGCCCGGCAGCCGTGGCCGGCGTCGAGCAGGGCGATGTGATCGTGCGCTTTGCGGGCCGCGTCGTGGCCAATGCCACGGATTTGCCGCGTATCGTTGCCGCCAGCCGGCCGGGCGAAGCGGCTGAGCTTACCGTGATGCGCGCAGGGGCTGAGCAGCGCTTGACGGTCGTGGTTGGCGAGTGGGCCGATGAGGCGCAGCCGCGGCCTGTAAGCCTGCGCAAAGACCAGCCGCCCGCGGGCGTTGGCCTGGTGCTGACCGAGCCGCCGGCCGCGCTGCGCCGCGAGCGCCGGCTCAAGTACGGGTTGGTGGTCGAACGGGCGCAGGGTATGGCTGCGCTGGCGGGGCTGCGGCCTGGGGATGTTTTGTTGGCAATGGTCCAAGGCGGCAAACACCGGCCACTCTATAAACTTTCCGATTTCGACCCTGCGCGGGCTGTATTGGCAGACGGCGGCAATGTGACCGTGCTGGTGCTGCGCGGTGAGGTGGAAAGTTATCTGAGCCTCAAAGGCAGGCAGTGA
- a CDS encoding SoxR reducing system RseC family protein, whose translation MIQARAIVERLEGDHVWVRVSEQAGGCGRCHEPGGCRSVKIAHLFKSPTELFCLPNSIGARPGDPVLISIDDGAPLRAALAGYALSAVLMVVGGGVGAVAGSAADVAVLAGALAGLLLAWACNRLLLRSRRWRNGLCMAVAPACGHAVDEGR comes from the coding sequence ATGATCCAGGCGCGTGCAATTGTCGAGCGCCTGGAGGGCGACCACGTGTGGGTCCGGGTAAGCGAACAGGCAGGCGGCTGCGGCCGTTGTCATGAACCCGGGGGGTGTCGTTCGGTCAAGATTGCCCATCTTTTCAAGTCGCCCACTGAGTTGTTTTGCCTGCCCAATTCGATCGGCGCACGGCCGGGTGATCCGGTGCTCATTTCTATCGACGATGGCGCGCCGCTTCGTGCTGCGTTGGCCGGTTACGCGCTGTCCGCGGTGTTGATGGTGGTCGGGGGGGGCGTAGGTGCGGTGGCCGGTAGCGCTGCGGATGTGGCCGTGCTGGCCGGTGCGCTGGCCGGATTGCTGCTGGCCTGGGCATGCAATCGGTTGCTTTTGCGCAGCAGGCGTTGGCGCAATGGGTTGTGTATGGCCGTCGCTCCCGCGTGCGGACATGCTGTCGACGAGGGCAGGTGA
- a CDS encoding MucB/RseB C-terminal domain-containing protein codes for MKRLFVVFCLGVTLAMPVLAEAPDDPLAWLGRIAAASKQLNYSGTFIYQAGQQLETSRIAHLVDATGEYERLEVLDGSPREVIRANGAVRCVLPEQKTVIIDEPDGRRAFPAKIPVSYAGLAQNYRIRKGETARVAGYESQLIVLDPRDELRYGHMLWAERQSGLLLKARMVNERGEIIEQFTFSEVRIGDIDREALSPRYRKDESWHLVDTRGNAVSPQEAGWVLKDVLPGFTLGAVFKRSLGEGRGEVVHMVLSDGLATISVFVEPMGTQEPPGTFSPARAGAINIYKRPLNGHLVTALGEVPLRAVQRASEAVEAAAR; via the coding sequence ATGAAACGGTTGTTTGTGGTCTTTTGCCTCGGCGTGACGCTGGCGATGCCAGTTCTCGCCGAAGCGCCTGACGATCCGCTGGCCTGGCTGGGGCGTATTGCTGCGGCATCCAAGCAGCTCAACTATTCCGGTACTTTCATCTACCAGGCTGGGCAACAGTTGGAAACTTCTCGTATCGCTCATCTGGTGGATGCCACCGGTGAGTACGAGCGCTTGGAAGTTCTCGACGGCAGTCCGCGTGAGGTCATTCGCGCCAACGGCGCAGTGCGCTGTGTGCTGCCAGAGCAAAAGACGGTGATCATTGACGAGCCGGACGGGCGTCGGGCGTTCCCGGCCAAGATTCCCGTGTCCTATGCCGGACTTGCCCAAAACTACCGGATCCGCAAAGGTGAGACCGCCCGGGTGGCTGGCTATGAGAGCCAGTTGATCGTGCTCGATCCGCGCGATGAGCTGCGTTACGGCCACATGCTGTGGGCGGAGCGACAGTCCGGGTTGCTGCTCAAGGCGCGCATGGTCAATGAGCGCGGCGAGATCATCGAGCAATTCACGTTCAGCGAAGTGCGTATTGGCGATATAGACCGCGAAGCGCTGTCGCCGCGCTACCGCAAAGATGAAAGCTGGCATTTGGTGGATACCCGGGGCAATGCGGTGAGTCCGCAAGAAGCGGGCTGGGTGCTGAAAGATGTGCTGCCGGGTTTTACGCTCGGTGCGGTCTTCAAACGCTCATTGGGCGAAGGGCGGGGCGAGGTGGTGCATATGGTGCTCAGCGATGGTCTGGCGACCATCTCTGTTTTCGTTGAACCGATGGGCACCCAAGAACCCCCAGGGACGTTTTCGCCAGCCAGAGCCGGTGCGATCAACATCTACAAGCGCCCATTGAATGGACACCTGGTCACTGCCCTGGGTGAGGTGCCGCTTCGTGCGGTTCAACGTGCCAGTGAAGCGGTCGAGGCCGCAGCGCGATGA
- a CDS encoding sigma-E factor negative regulatory protein encodes MLDGGLDEQCTAAVFDALKRDPAARRDWDTWCLIGDVLRGEHSAPRDFVSRVMAEIEHEPVLFAPAAMADSQAARSIWRSVMPLAASLMGVAAVGWVAHTLSTQDSKAGTLTASAAVAKPPVVASARREAAIESDPHRQYVFVHQAMSGGPLSGAVHYVRTVSEIQPEIGR; translated from the coding sequence TTGCTCGATGGCGGCCTGGATGAGCAGTGCACGGCAGCCGTTTTCGATGCTCTCAAGCGCGACCCGGCTGCGCGTAGAGATTGGGACACCTGGTGCCTGATCGGCGATGTGTTGCGTGGCGAGCACAGTGCCCCGCGGGATTTCGTGTCGCGTGTGATGGCTGAAATCGAACATGAACCGGTGCTCTTTGCGCCCGCAGCGATGGCCGACAGCCAGGCAGCCAGATCGATCTGGCGCTCGGTGATGCCGCTGGCCGCGTCGCTGATGGGCGTGGCCGCGGTCGGTTGGGTGGCACACACCCTCTCTACGCAGGATTCTAAGGCGGGAACCTTAACAGCGTCTGCAGCGGTGGCGAAGCCGCCGGTCGTGGCAAGCGCACGACGCGAAGCGGCGATTGAATCCGATCCGCATCGCCAATATGTTTTTGTTCATCAGGCGATGAGCGGCGGGCCGCTTTCGGGAGCGGTGCATTATGTGCGGACCGTATCCGAGATCCAGCCGGAAATTGGTCGATGA
- the rpoE gene encoding RNA polymerase sigma factor RpoE — translation MSDREIDQLLVERVQRGDKQAFGLLVSKYQRKLHRLLSRLIRDPAEVEDVAQETFIKAYRALGSFRGDSAFYTWLYRIGINTAKNFLVSQGRRAPTSTEFDSEEAETFEEGDQLRDINTPERLLMTRQIGETVEEAMAALPDELRTAIMLREIEGLSYEEIAGIMDCPIGTVRSRIFRAREAIAERLRPLLDTAPDKRW, via the coding sequence ATGAGCGATCGCGAAATCGATCAGTTGCTTGTCGAACGCGTACAGCGCGGCGACAAGCAAGCCTTCGGCTTGCTGGTGTCAAAGTACCAGCGCAAGCTGCATAGGCTGTTGTCGCGCCTGATCCGCGATCCGGCCGAAGTAGAGGATGTCGCGCAGGAGACGTTCATCAAAGCCTACCGCGCTTTGGGTTCGTTTCGTGGCGATAGTGCGTTTTACACATGGTTATATCGCATCGGCATCAATACGGCGAAAAACTTCCTGGTGTCGCAAGGGCGGCGTGCGCCGACTTCGACCGAGTTCGATTCGGAGGAAGCAGAAACCTTTGAAGAAGGCGATCAGTTGCGAGACATCAACACGCCCGAGCGCTTGTTGATGACCCGCCAGATTGGCGAGACGGTTGAAGAAGCGATGGCGGCGCTGCCCGATGAATTGCGCACGGCGATCATGCTGCGCGAGATCGAGGGCCTGAGTTATGAAGAAATCGCCGGCATCATGGATTGTCCGATTGGGACGGTGCGCTCGCGGATCTTCCGTGCGCGCGAGGCGATTGCAGAAAGACTGCGGCCGTTGCTGGATACGGCTCCTGACAAACGTTGGTAG
- the nadB gene encoding L-aspartate oxidase, whose product MLKQFDVLILGSGTAGQSLALRLADREQRVALITKRSLADSASAWAQGGIAAVLDSTDSIEAHIQDTFTAGAGLCDPVATRFVVEHGKAAIDWLIARGVPFTREDASSVGYHLTREGGHSHRRIIHAADATGAAVQATLTKQVLAHPYITVFEQHIAIDLVLGDKIGHPGKGCLGAYVLDLASGQVVTFSAPNTVLATGGAGKVYLYTTNPDVATGDGIAMAWRAGCRVANMEFIQFHPTCLYHPQAKSFLISEAVRGEGGVLRLPDGTRFMPEHDPRAELAPRDVVARAIDFEMKKRGIDCVFLDITHKPAAWLRSHFPNIHARCLELGIDITREPIPVVPAAHYTCGGIVTDLSARTDVPNLYAVGESACTGLHGANRLASNSLLECLVFGQAAAQDILAKPRTPNPPLPDWDESRVTDADEEVVISHNWAELRRAMWDYVGIVRTNKRLRRARHRIRLLAREIHEFYSNFRVSNDLIELRNLVVTADLIVRCALRRKESRGLHHSRDYPDLLPKARNTILRP is encoded by the coding sequence TTGCTAAAACAATTCGATGTCCTGATTCTCGGCAGCGGCACTGCCGGTCAATCCCTCGCACTGCGCCTGGCCGATCGCGAGCAACGGGTGGCGCTGATCACCAAACGCTCACTCGCCGACAGCGCCAGCGCCTGGGCGCAAGGCGGCATCGCTGCGGTGTTGGACAGCACCGACAGCATCGAAGCGCACATTCAGGATACCTTCACCGCGGGCGCCGGTCTGTGCGATCCGGTTGCCACCCGCTTCGTGGTCGAACACGGCAAAGCCGCCATCGACTGGTTGATTGCGCGCGGCGTGCCGTTTACCCGTGAGGATGCCTCCAGCGTCGGCTACCATCTCACGCGCGAAGGCGGACACTCACACCGACGCATCATTCACGCTGCCGACGCCACCGGTGCCGCCGTACAGGCCACGCTGACCAAACAAGTCTTGGCTCATCCTTACATCACGGTCTTCGAGCAGCACATTGCCATCGATCTGGTGTTGGGCGACAAAATCGGTCATCCCGGCAAAGGTTGCCTGGGCGCCTACGTACTGGATCTGGCCAGCGGACAGGTGGTGACGTTCAGCGCGCCCAACACCGTGCTGGCAACCGGCGGCGCCGGCAAGGTTTATCTCTATACGACCAATCCCGACGTTGCCACCGGAGATGGCATCGCCATGGCCTGGCGAGCCGGCTGCCGGGTGGCCAACATGGAATTCATCCAGTTTCACCCGACTTGCCTGTACCACCCGCAGGCTAAATCATTCTTGATTTCCGAGGCGGTACGCGGCGAAGGCGGCGTGCTGCGCCTGCCCGACGGTACGCGCTTCATGCCTGAACACGACCCGCGCGCGGAACTTGCCCCGCGCGACGTGGTGGCCCGCGCCATCGACTTCGAGATGAAAAAGCGCGGCATCGACTGCGTCTTTCTCGACATCACTCATAAGCCCGCGGCATGGCTGCGCAGCCACTTTCCCAACATTCATGCACGCTGCCTGGAGCTGGGTATCGACATCACCCGCGAACCGATTCCGGTGGTGCCGGCAGCACACTACACCTGTGGCGGCATCGTCACCGATCTGTCGGCGCGCACCGACGTGCCCAACCTCTATGCGGTCGGCGAATCGGCCTGCACCGGTCTGCACGGTGCCAACCGCCTGGCGAGCAACTCCTTATTGGAGTGTCTGGTGTTTGGCCAGGCCGCTGCGCAAGACATTCTCGCCAAACCGCGCACGCCGAATCCGCCACTGCCCGACTGGGATGAAAGCCGGGTGACCGACGCCGACGAGGAAGTGGTCATCTCGCACAATTGGGCGGAACTGCGCCGCGCGATGTGGGACTATGTGGGCATTGTGCGTACCAATAAGCGCCTGCGCCGTGCCCGCCACCGAATTCGCCTGCTGGCGCGCGAGATTCACGAGTTCTATTCAAATTTCCGGGTCAGCAACGATCTGATCGAATTACGCAACCTAGTGGTCACCGCCGATCTGATCGTGCGCTGCGCGCTTCGCCGCAAGGAAAGCCGCGGACTACACCACTCGCGGGATTACCCCGACCTGCTGCCAAAGGCGCGCAACACGATTCTGCGACCATGA
- a CDS encoding protein YgfX, which translates to MCAMHGIAASALLFLDLPFVLSLTLGAAIFLSLGLALRRQAAGSLLLADDGEFELGEGGRLRVLASTTDFGWALWLHWLGDDGRRGAMMLAPDALPPGGWRVLRIWLRHKAGARIDRGMSY; encoded by the coding sequence ATGTGCGCGATGCATGGCATCGCCGCATCAGCGCTGCTGTTTTTGGATCTGCCTTTCGTGCTTTCGCTTACGCTGGGCGCAGCGATTTTCTTGTCATTGGGGCTTGCGCTACGGCGGCAGGCGGCCGGTTCGCTGTTGCTTGCCGATGATGGAGAGTTCGAGTTGGGTGAAGGCGGCAGGCTGCGTGTGCTCGCATCCACTACTGATTTCGGGTGGGCGCTCTGGCTGCACTGGCTCGGCGATGACGGACGCCGCGGTGCGATGATGCTGGCGCCCGATGCGCTACCGCCCGGCGGTTGGCGTGTGCTGCGTATTTGGTTGCGGCATAAAGCCGGGGCGCGGATCGACCGCGGTATGTCGTACTGA
- the fabF gene encoding beta-ketoacyl-ACP synthase II has protein sequence MSRRRVVVTGLGLISPVGNTVPEAWENLVAGKSGIGPITRFDASAFAARIAGEVKGFDVSAYLSPKEARRMDVFIHYGMAAAIQAIRDSGIEVTEANADRIGVNIGSGIGGLPMIEQTHDDYLSGGPRKISPFFIPGTIINMISGNLSIMYGMKGPNLAVVTACTTGLHAIGTSARLIEYGDADVMVCGGAESTVTPLAIGGFSSAKALSTRNDDPATASRPWDKDRDGFVLGEGAGVLVLEEYQHAVRRGARIYAEIAGFGMSGDAFHMTAPDTDGPRRSMVCAMRNAGVNPDEVHYLNAHGTSTPLGDKNETEAIKLAFGLDNAKKLVVNSTKSMTGHLLGGAGGLESVFTALAVYHQVSPPTINIFEQDPECDLDYCANVARPMRIDVALKNNFGFGGTNGTLVFRRLK, from the coding sequence GTGTCGCGTCGTAGAGTCGTCGTAACCGGCCTGGGATTGATTTCGCCGGTCGGCAATACCGTCCCCGAAGCTTGGGAAAACCTGGTCGCCGGCAAGAGCGGCATTGGTCCTATCACCCGGTTCGATGCCAGTGCGTTTGCTGCACGCATCGCCGGTGAAGTGAAGGGCTTCGATGTATCGGCGTATTTGTCGCCCAAAGAGGCGCGCCGCATGGATGTGTTCATCCACTACGGCATGGCGGCCGCTATCCAGGCCATTCGCGATTCGGGGATCGAGGTCACCGAGGCCAACGCCGATCGCATTGGCGTGAATATCGGCTCGGGCATCGGTGGTCTGCCGATGATCGAGCAAACGCATGACGATTATCTTTCCGGCGGTCCGCGCAAGATTTCCCCGTTTTTCATTCCCGGCACCATCATCAACATGATCTCCGGCAATCTGTCGATCATGTATGGCATGAAGGGGCCCAACCTCGCGGTGGTCACCGCGTGCACCACCGGTTTGCATGCAATTGGCACCAGCGCGCGTCTGATCGAGTACGGCGATGCCGACGTGATGGTTTGCGGCGGCGCCGAATCCACCGTCACACCTTTGGCCATCGGTGGATTCTCCTCGGCCAAGGCGCTGTCGACCCGTAACGACGACCCGGCAACCGCCAGCCGGCCGTGGGATAAGGATCGTGACGGTTTTGTGCTGGGTGAAGGTGCGGGCGTGTTGGTGCTCGAAGAATACCAGCACGCGGTGCGCCGCGGCGCCAGGATCTACGCCGAGATTGCCGGCTTTGGCATGAGTGGTGATGCGTTTCACATGACTGCGCCGGATACCGACGGTCCGCGCCGCAGTATGGTGTGCGCTATGAGAAACGCCGGCGTGAATCCGGATGAGGTGCACTACCTCAATGCGCACGGCACATCCACCCCGCTCGGCGATAAAAACGAAACTGAGGCAATCAAGCTCGCTTTCGGGCTTGATAACGCCAAGAAGCTGGTGGTCAATTCCACCAAGTCGATGACCGGTCACCTGCTCGGCGGTGCCGGCGGGTTGGAGTCGGTGTTTACCGCGTTGGCGGTCTATCACCAGGTTTCGCCGCCGACGATCAACATCTTCGAGCAGGACCCGGAGTGCGATCTGGATTATTGTGCCAACGTAGCCCGGCCAATGCGCATCGATGTGGCGCTGAAAAACAACTTTGGTTTCGGCGGCACCAATGGCACGCTGGTGTTTCGTCGGCTGAAGTAA
- the acpP gene encoding acyl carrier protein — translation MENIEQRVKKIVAEQLGVNESEIKNESSFVDDLGADSLDTVELVMALEEEFECEIPDEEAEKITTVQQAIDYVTAHLKK, via the coding sequence ATGGAGAACATCGAACAGCGCGTCAAGAAAATCGTCGCTGAGCAACTTGGCGTGAACGAATCGGAGATCAAAAACGAGTCTTCGTTCGTGGACGATCTGGGCGCGGATTCGCTGGACACCGTGGAACTGGTCATGGCGCTGGAAGAAGAATTCGAGTGCGAGATCCCGGACGAGGAAGCCGAGAAGATCACCACTGTTCAGCAGGCGATCGACTACGTCACTGCTCATCTGAAGAAGTAA
- the fabG gene encoding 3-oxoacyl-ACP reductase FabG, which translates to MSAEVFSMQGQIALVTGASRGIGRAVLMELGRLGATVVGTATSESGAAEIDRAISEAGFKGAGRVLDVTDAAACEALVGEVEKRFGAVTVLVNNAGITRDNIAMRMKDEEWDAVLDTNLKAVFRMSRLVMRGMMKARYGRIVNITSVVGSAGNPGQANYAAAKAGVAGMSRALARELGSRNITVNCVAPGFIDTDMTRALPEAARDALLGSIALGRLGRPEEIAAAVAFLASPAAAYITGTTLHVNGGMYMS; encoded by the coding sequence ATGAGCGCAGAAGTGTTCAGTATGCAAGGGCAGATTGCCCTGGTGACCGGCGCATCGCGTGGCATCGGCCGCGCGGTGCTGATGGAGCTTGGCCGCTTGGGCGCCACCGTGGTCGGCACCGCTACTTCCGAAAGCGGTGCGGCCGAGATCGATCGAGCGATCAGTGAGGCGGGCTTCAAGGGTGCAGGCCGGGTGCTCGATGTCACCGACGCGGCTGCCTGTGAGGCGCTGGTCGGCGAGGTGGAAAAGCGCTTCGGTGCGGTGACCGTGCTGGTCAACAACGCCGGCATCACCCGGGACAACATTGCCATGCGTATGAAAGACGAAGAGTGGGATGCGGTGCTCGACACCAATCTCAAGGCGGTGTTTCGGATGAGCCGGTTGGTGATGCGCGGCATGATGAAGGCGCGTTATGGCCGCATCGTCAATATCACCTCGGTGGTGGGCAGTGCGGGCAATCCCGGACAGGCCAACTACGCCGCCGCCAAGGCCGGCGTGGCCGGCATGAGCCGCGCGCTGGCGCGCGAGCTGGGCAGCCGCAACATCACGGTCAATTGCGTGGCGCCCGGTTTCATCGACACCGACATGACCCGGGCGCTGCCGGAAGCCGCCCGCGATGCGTTGTTGGGCAGCATCGCGCTGGGCCGTTTGGGCAGGCCGGAAGAGATTGCCGCTGCGGTGGCTTTTCTGGCTTCTCCGGCGGCCGCTTACATCACCGGCACCACGTTGCACGTCAATGGCGGTATGTATATGTCGTAA
- the fabD gene encoding ACP S-malonyltransferase, whose product MSFALVFPGQGSQSVGMMAGYGENVVIRDTFAEASDALGEDLWQMVCEGPAERLALTVNTQPLMLAAGVAVWRAWLAAGGPQPAMVAGHSLGEYSALVAAGALAFADAVPLVRFRAQAMQEAVPAGEGAMAALLGLEADAVREACAEAAQGEVVEAANLNAPGQIVIAGAKAAVERAVEVAKAKGAKRAVLLPVSAPFHCALMKPAAERLAERLAGVTIARPQIAVLNNVDVAVYDEPEKIRDALVRQAFSPVRWIETVQEMGRRGISQVIECGPGKVLAGMNKRIAKEVEGGSAHDAASLEQAIAAVKGQAQ is encoded by the coding sequence ATGAGCTTTGCGCTGGTTTTTCCGGGACAGGGTTCGCAGTCGGTCGGCATGATGGCCGGCTACGGCGAGAACGTCGTGATCCGCGACACGTTTGCCGAAGCATCCGACGCCTTGGGCGAAGATCTCTGGCAGATGGTCTGCGAGGGGCCGGCCGAGCGCCTGGCGCTTACTGTCAACACCCAGCCGCTGATGTTGGCCGCCGGCGTGGCGGTCTGGCGCGCTTGGCTGGCTGCGGGCGGTCCGCAGCCAGCGATGGTGGCCGGTCATAGTCTGGGCGAGTATTCCGCGCTGGTCGCGGCCGGTGCGCTGGCCTTTGCCGATGCGGTACCCTTGGTGCGCTTTCGCGCCCAGGCCATGCAGGAGGCGGTGCCGGCCGGTGAGGGCGCGATGGCTGCACTGCTCGGTTTGGAAGCGGACGCCGTGCGTGAAGCCTGTGCCGAAGCGGCGCAAGGCGAGGTGGTGGAAGCCGCCAACCTGAATGCGCCGGGCCAGATCGTCATTGCTGGCGCCAAGGCAGCGGTCGAACGTGCCGTGGAGGTGGCCAAGGCCAAAGGCGCCAAGCGCGCGGTGCTGTTGCCGGTTTCGGCGCCGTTCCATTGCGCGCTGATGAAACCCGCGGCCGAACGCTTGGCCGAACGGCTGGCCGGGGTGACCATCGCCAGACCGCAGATTGCGGTGCTGAACAACGTCGATGTGGCCGTCTATGACGAGCCCGAGAAGATCCGTGACGCGCTGGTGCGGCAGGCGTTTTCCCCGGTGCGCTGGATCGAGACCGTGCAGGAGATGGGGCGGCGCGGTATCAGCCAGGTCATCGAGTGCGGTCCGGGCAAGGTGCTGGCTGGTATGAATAAGCGCATCGCCAAAGAAGTGGAAGGTGGCTCGGCGCATGACGCCGCCAGTTTGGAACAGGCCATCGCGGCCGTGAAAGGGCAAGCACAATGA
- a CDS encoding beta-ketoacyl-ACP synthase III yields the protein MIFARVAGTGSYLPGEPVTNHDLVARGVETSDDWIVERTGIRSRHLAPADVGASELARIASERAIEAAGCHPQDIDLIIVATSTPDYVFPSTAALLQSKLVIRNGCAAFDVQAVCSGFVYALSVAEKFIRSGSHQRALVVGAEVFSRILDWSDRSTCVLFGDGAGAVVLEASSTPGIRASALHADGSHHSILCVPGSVACGQVIGDPFLRMDGQSVFKFAVKVLGDVALEVLAQAGLHAAEVDWLIPHQANIRILQATAKRLGVSMDRVVTTVDRHGNTSAASIPLALDFAVRDGRIRPGDRVILEGVGGGFTWGAVLLDF from the coding sequence ATGATTTTCGCGCGTGTTGCCGGTACCGGCAGCTATCTGCCTGGCGAGCCGGTCACCAATCACGATCTGGTCGCTCGCGGCGTGGAAACTTCGGACGACTGGATCGTCGAGCGTACCGGGATCCGTTCCCGCCATCTGGCGCCGGCCGATGTCGGCGCCAGTGAACTGGCCCGCATCGCCAGCGAGCGTGCGATCGAAGCGGCGGGTTGTCACCCGCAGGACATCGATCTGATCATCGTCGCGACCTCAACGCCCGATTACGTTTTTCCGAGTACCGCAGCGCTGCTGCAATCCAAACTGGTTATCCGCAACGGCTGTGCGGCCTTCGACGTGCAGGCGGTGTGCAGCGGGTTTGTTTATGCGCTCAGCGTGGCCGAAAAGTTCATTCGCTCCGGCAGCCACCAACGTGCGCTGGTGGTGGGTGCGGAGGTGTTCTCGCGCATCCTGGACTGGTCGGATCGCAGTACTTGCGTGTTGTTTGGCGACGGGGCCGGGGCGGTGGTGCTCGAAGCCAGTTCCACCCCCGGCATTCGTGCCAGCGCCCTGCACGCCGACGGCAGTCACCACTCCATTTTGTGCGTGCCCGGCAGTGTGGCCTGCGGACAGGTCATCGGCGACCCCTTCCTGCGTATGGACGGCCAGTCGGTGTTCAAGTTTGCGGTCAAGGTGCTGGGCGATGTGGCGCTGGAGGTATTGGCGCAAGCCGGGCTGCATGCGGCAGAAGTCGATTGGTTGATTCCGCACCAGGCCAACATCCGCATTTTGCAAGCCACGGCCAAGCGCCTGGGGGTGTCGATGGATCGGGTGGTCACCACGGTGGATCGGCACGGCAACACCTCGGCCGCCTCGATCCCGTTGGCGTTGGACTTTGCGGTGCGCGACGGACGCATCCGGCCGGGCGATCGGGTGATCCTCGAAGGCGTGGGTGGCGGTTTCACCTGGGGTGCGGTGCTGCTCGATTTCTGA